The sequence AGTATGTCAAATAATGTAAATCAGGAAGAATAATCATTGAGTTAGAGGCAGAACCACCCAACAGCCTGAAATGGACACAGGCTCGTCCCTAGGTTATGTGGAGCCCTTAGACAAGCACTATTAAAGTCAACCCTTTTTTACCCTCAAAAAATGtgtcctattggcccgcgtgaccgggTCACTTTAAACCTCAGCAGGAGACACCGGCACCCCCTTTCCAAGGTacctatctcgggaagcagggggtccctgaagctgagATTAACTTGGCTGAGCtcgggaaaccccctgcttcctacctgaggggaaggggtgggagggcacaattttttatttttgagggGGAGCATTTGCTCCTTTTACTACCACTTTTCCTCTTCATGTTTTCGCCCCCCTGAGACATGCCACCCTTAGGCTGTGCCTTACCTGCTTACTGCTTGGGGACGGGCCAGGACACAGCACCCTTCCAAATGTACACGTAAATGTAATTAAACGAGAGCCCGTTCTACTGCTAAGTCATCTTTAAAAGATTCCGTTAGCGGGAGCTTCAAAATACAATTCTATGTTTTGCCATCCTACTTATGTCCTCATGATATTATATTCCACCACTGCTTCTCAAAGCCCCCATTTTCTATaggaataatataatatattattttcatATATAATGCTGGCAATGTACACAGAATTGTGCAGGCCCAATTAGCTCCTACGCTAAAGAGCTCccaatctaattttggtggctGGGGCACCGGGAGATTCAGTGAGATTGTCCAAGATAACAAGGAGAGCCgacactgggattcaaaccaGGTTCATCTGCTTCAAAGCCAGTGCTATTGTACAAACCACATACAGTGAGATCACAATTAGTAGGTCTTACAGTGTGGACGTACTCATTTGATATATTGCATGATCAATGCAGAATTATTTCAGCTCAGAGGCCACGCCAGCTTAACATTTTTGTTACCGTTTCATATCTAAAAACACACTGTACAACGTATCCTAGCGTGTGAAAGGAGAAATCTCCTAACAAGTAAAACGGGGATTATTTCTGCTGCTGATCTGGTTGACAGAGATTCTTACAAATGGGATGAAGAAGCTTAAAGGTATTAAGATGACGTCTTGCAGAGGTAGGTTTATTCAACCGGAACTTTGAGATTGCTTCTTCTTTGGTGGGACAGGGCCACCAGAAGTAGTTGtaggtgctgtttgccaagtacATTTAATGATTGTGCTATTAATAACAGTTTGGCAATAACCGGTGTTTGCTTGCTCCAGGTTTAGGTTAGGGTGCTAAATATGGAAGAACCAAACATACTAGAATCAGTTTTTAAGGACTGATTGGTAATCCCCGAGACCTCTTCATCTCATTCAACTAAAGTTAGACTATCAGTCAATATACAGCAACATCTACATTGCTATAATGGCAATGATGAAAGTCAAATTCAACCTGAAGAAAAGAGTCAAATTGGCCCAGGGACTATGGCTCATGAACTGGTGCTGTGTGCTAACAGGCATTGTCCTCTTCAGTATGGGAATATTCCTCAAAATTGAGCTGAGAAAGCGAAGTGAAGTGATGGATAACGCTGAGAGTCATTTTGTGCCCAACTCCTTGATATTTATGGGCGCCCTGGCCTGTGCTCTCAATGCATTTGCGGGTAAAATCTGCTACGATTCTCTGGATCCTGCTAAGTTTGCGAAGTGGAAGCCGATGCTGAAATCTTACCTGGTCGTCTGTCTCCTTTTCAACATCTTCACCTTCTTCATTGCCGTTGTGTGCTTAGTAACGAGGGGATCCCTGGAGAGTACGTTGGCACAAGGGTTGAAGAATGGTATGCGCTACTACAAAGATACAGACACACCGGGGCGGTGCTACATGAAGAAGACAATTGACCTGCTCCAGATTGAGTTCAAATGCTGTGGAAACAATGGATTCAGAGATTGGTTTGAGATTCAGTGGGTCAGCAACCGGTACCTAGACTTCAGCTCCAAAGAAGTGAAAGAGTGAGTAATTTTTTAATATGGATCCCAGAACTAGTACTGTGTATGGAGCAgtgttaactttttttttattaaggaaccctataattgtaTTACGAAATtatgtggaaccccaaccctctctaatagcgcgtctgagatcagatgtattcaaaggaaccccaaccttctcaaatagcgcgtctgagatcagatgtattataaggaaccccaacccgctctaatagcgtgtctgagatcagatgcattttaaggaaccctaatcctctctaatagcgtgtgagttcagatgcattgtaaggaaccccaaccctctctgatagcgGTGGATGAATGCAGTGGAGAATTCCTATGAATCTTTGGGTTCCCcaagcatccctaaagggttccctacaATTTTCCGGTCATTTGAAAACTCTAACAAATACAGAAGCATTTACAAGGGATCTGATCTCagagacactattagagagggttgaggttcctcataatgt comes from Ascaphus truei isolate aAscTru1 chromosome 4, aAscTru1.hap1, whole genome shotgun sequence and encodes:
- the PRPH2 gene encoding peripherin-2 → MAMMKVKFNLKKRVKLAQGLWLMNWCCVLTGIVLFSMGIFLKIELRKRSEVMDNAESHFVPNSLIFMGALACALNAFAGKICYDSLDPAKFAKWKPMLKSYLVVCLLFNIFTFFIAVVCLVTRGSLESTLAQGLKNGMRYYKDTDTPGRCYMKKTIDLLQIEFKCCGNNGFRDWFEIQWVSNRYLDFSSKEVKDRIKSNVDGKYLIDGVPFSCCNPSSPRPCIQLQVTNNSAHYSYEHQTEELNLWHRGCKESLLHYYTNMMSSMGALVFLVWILEMTVMVGLRYLHTCLESIANPEDPECESEGWLLEKSLTETIKSFWDTLKNLGKLNQVESGDGEAGEKAPAVTTVS